In the genome of Cryptomeria japonica chromosome 8, Sugi_1.0, whole genome shotgun sequence, one region contains:
- the LOC131857676 gene encoding protein MAIN-LIKE 1-like — MRVLALTGWGGGIRVGMEALLARASRFWHEHWVERGPLSSREHWPATMSLYHELGHDELEVIVARGLHYVGRWPRIRAHTTMMMALVERWDSWYNTFRLPTREATVTLLDVWRILKIPIRGIIPEYQLDVANFYLQEVCEYETPPMLDRSRMHLGRAMGVRRIPRLVLVICGFQSGRIIPDLGRHGFPLGWSRCLYFMLHDGQQYAWGVTMLAQLYHDMHLVVYREYASLSAGVTLLHIWVWEHIAVT, encoded by the exons ATGCGGGTGCTCGCGTTGACGGGCTGGGGAGGGGGGATCAGAGTAGGGATGGAAGCTCTGTTGGCGCGAGCGTCACGGTTTTGGCACGAGCACTGG GTGGAGAGGGGACCGCTGTCTTCGAGGGAGCATTGGCCTGCTACAATGAGCCTATATCATGAGTTAGGTCATGATGAGCTGGAGGTGATAGTTGCGCGAGGACTACATTATGTAGGAAGGTGGCCGAGGATACGAGCACATACTACCATGATGATGGCGctggtggagaggtgggatagttgGTATAACACCTTTCGTTTGCCAACTAGAGAGGCCACAGTGACTCtgttagatgtttggaggatcttgaagatccccattcgtggCATTATCCCTGAGTATCAGTTAGATGTAGCTAATTTTTATCTGCAGGAGGTGTGCGAGTATGAGACGCCACCTATGTTAGACAGGAGCAGGATGCACTTGGGTCGGGCGATGGGTGTTCGACGGATTCCtcgattggttttggtgatttgcggATTTCAGAGTGGGCGGATCATTCCGGATTTGGGCAGACATGGATTCCCCCTTGGATGGAGCAGATGTTTATACTTCATGTTGCATGATGGTCAGCAGTATGCGTGGGGCGTGACAATGCTAGCTCaactatatcatgatatgcatctggtggtgtaCAGAGAGTATGCTAGTTTATCTGCAGGGGTCACACTCTTACACATCTGGGTGTGGGAGCACATTGCAGTGACTTGA